The following coding sequences are from one Nicotiana tabacum cultivar K326 chromosome 1, ASM71507v2, whole genome shotgun sequence window:
- the LOC107782115 gene encoding nucleoside diphosphate kinase 3 has product MNSQIYRSASRAAKSLVSASKQSSRAFSGGRAAAAAATVSLRGVVPSLASYGRTESGNASRAWISGVLALPAAAYMLQEQEAHAAQMERTFIAIKPDGVQRGLISEIIARFERKGFKLVAIKVVIPSKEFAQKHYHDLSERPFFNGLCDFLSSGPVLAMVWEGEGVIRYGRKLIGATDPQKSEPGTIRGDLAVVVGRNIIHGSDGPETAKDEINLWFKPEELVNYTSNSEKWVYGDN; this is encoded by the exons ATGAATTCTCAGATTTACAGATCTGCTTCACGAGCTGCGAAGTCTCTCGTTTCTGCCTCCAAGCAAAGTTCTCGTGCTTTTTCTG GAGGGCGAGCAGCAGCTGCAGCAGCCACAGTTTCTTTGAGAGGAGTGGTGCCTTCTCTAGCCTCATATGGCAGGACAGAATCTGGAAACGCATCTAGAGCTTGGATTTCTGGTGTCCTTGCCCTTCCTGCAGCAG CTTACATGCTCCAAGAGCAAGAAGCACATGCTGCTCAG aTGGAGCGCACCTTTATCGCCATCAAGCCAGATGGAGTGCAGAGGGGCCTG ATTTCAGAAATCATAGCGCGCTTTGAGCGCAAGGGTTTCAAGCTGGTTGCAATCAAAGTTGTGATTCCTTCCAAGGAATTCGCACAGAAGCACTATCATGACTTGTCAGAGAGACCATTCTTTAATGGCCTATGTGATTTCCTTAGCTCTGGCCCTGTCCTAGCAATG GTTTGGGAAGGTGAAGGAGTAATCAGATACGGAAGGAAGCTTATCGGAGCCACAGATCCACAGAAATCTGAACCAGGAACCATCAGAGGTGACTTAGCTGTTGTAGTCGGAAG GAACATCATCCATGGTAGCGATGGACCCGAGACTGCCAAGGATGAGATCAACCTATGGTTTAAACCAGAAGAGTTGGTTAACTACACAAGCAATTCAGAGAAGTGGGTATATGGTGACAACTGA